The following coding sequences lie in one Pectobacterium sp. A5351 genomic window:
- the gpmA gene encoding 2,3-diphosphoglycerate-dependent phosphoglycerate mutase yields the protein MAVTKLVLVRHGESQWNNENRFTGWYDVDLSDKGRSEAKAAGQLLKDEGFAFDFAYTSVLKRAIHTLWNVLDELDQAWLPVEKSWKLNERHYGALQGLNKAETAEKYGDEQVKQWRRGFAITPPELTRDDERFPGHDPRYASLSDKELPLTESLALTIERVVPYWNETILPRIKSGERVIIAAHGNSLRALVKYLDNMGEDEILELNIPTGVPLVYEFDENFKPIKRYYLGNADEIAAKAAAVANQGKAK from the coding sequence ATGGCTGTAACTAAGCTGGTACTGGTAAGACACGGTGAGAGCCAGTGGAACAACGAAAACCGCTTCACAGGCTGGTACGATGTCGATCTATCCGACAAAGGCCGTTCAGAAGCCAAAGCCGCAGGTCAGCTGCTGAAAGACGAAGGTTTTGCCTTTGATTTCGCGTATACCTCCGTGCTGAAACGTGCCATTCACACACTGTGGAACGTACTGGACGAGCTGGATCAAGCCTGGTTGCCAGTGGAAAAATCCTGGAAACTGAATGAGCGCCACTACGGTGCGTTGCAGGGTCTGAATAAAGCCGAAACCGCTGAAAAATACGGTGACGAGCAGGTTAAACAATGGCGCCGTGGTTTCGCAATTACGCCGCCAGAGTTGACGCGTGATGACGAACGTTTCCCGGGCCACGATCCGCGTTACGCTTCTCTGAGCGACAAAGAGCTGCCACTGACTGAAAGCCTGGCGCTGACCATCGAACGTGTTGTGCCTTACTGGAATGAAACCATCCTGCCACGCATCAAGAGCGGCGAGCGCGTCATCATCGCGGCTCACGGTAACTCACTGCGTGCACTGGTGAAATACCTGGACAACATGGGCGAAGACGAAATTCTGGAACTGAATATCCCAACTGGCGTGCCATTGGTATATGAGTTCGACGAGAACTTCAAACCAATCAAACGTTACTACCTGGGCAACGCAGACGAAATCGCTGCAAAAGCGGCCGCAGTAGCGAATCAGGGTAAAGCCAAGTAA